A window from Cryobacterium sp. PAMC25264 encodes these proteins:
- a CDS encoding formate/nitrite transporter family protein, protein MSYVKPDQLIDQLVHSGVVKTNLTAKQMFLRGTLSGAILGAATTLALTAAAQTGLPIVGALVFPVGFCVILMLGLELVTGSFALIPLAVLEGRTTIAKAAKNFAVVIPAHIFGAGLYAVLYVGVITYLGTDTTDPMIQAIIHLAEHKVLPYEAVGAGGILVVVVKAMLCNWMVALGTIMFYTSTSAAGKILGMWLPVLTFFGLGLEHAVVNMFVIPAGMLLGAHISFGQWWGWNTGPVLIGNFLGAVLFTALPLYFSHRKTVNRAASEHDEDTQAAPELTGAHS, encoded by the coding sequence ATGTCCTACGTGAAACCCGACCAGCTGATCGATCAACTCGTTCACTCCGGGGTCGTCAAGACCAACCTCACCGCCAAGCAGATGTTCCTGCGCGGCACCCTGTCCGGCGCAATCCTCGGGGCCGCCACGACCCTGGCCCTCACCGCGGCCGCGCAAACCGGGCTGCCGATCGTCGGTGCGCTCGTCTTCCCGGTGGGGTTCTGCGTGATCCTCATGCTCGGCCTCGAACTAGTCACCGGCAGCTTCGCTCTCATTCCGCTCGCCGTCCTCGAGGGGCGCACCACCATCGCGAAGGCCGCGAAGAACTTCGCCGTCGTCATCCCAGCGCACATCTTCGGAGCCGGCCTGTACGCCGTGCTCTACGTCGGCGTCATCACCTACCTCGGCACCGACACCACCGACCCGATGATCCAGGCCATCATCCACCTGGCCGAGCACAAGGTGCTGCCCTACGAGGCCGTCGGCGCCGGCGGCATCCTTGTTGTGGTGGTCAAGGCCATGCTCTGCAACTGGATGGTCGCGCTCGGCACGATCATGTTCTACACGTCCACCTCGGCGGCGGGCAAGATCCTCGGCATGTGGCTGCCCGTGCTCACGTTCTTCGGCCTCGGCCTCGAGCACGCTGTTGTGAACATGTTCGTCATCCCGGCCGGCATGCTGCTCGGGGCACACATCAGCTTCGGTCAGTGGTGGGGCTGGAACACCGGTCCCGTCCTCATCGGTAACTTCCTGGGCGCCGTGCTCTTCACCGCGCTGCCGCTCTACTTCTCGCACCGCAAGACCGTCAACCGGGCCGCCTCCGAGCATGACGAGGACACCCAGGCCGCGCCGGAGCTCACCGGCGCCCACTCGTAG
- the rimM gene encoding ribosome maturation factor RimM (Essential for efficient processing of 16S rRNA) has protein sequence MSDDSTTPATQLRVGRLTKAHGLKGAIKLELFTDDPGRRFVPGAVFTLQVPTSSPWHGKTIELVELRWYNQHAVGFFKDVPDREAAETLAKAILWIDQDPTEQTDEEDAWYDHQLVGLAVVRDGVQIGTLTRLEHLPAQDLLIVKTAAGEVMIPFVKAIVPSVDVKTGIITITPPPGLLEELPEEPDTDEPAATPTPDGQDA, from the coding sequence ATGAGCGACGACAGCACGACCCCGGCCACCCAACTGCGGGTGGGGCGCCTCACCAAGGCCCATGGCCTCAAGGGCGCCATCAAGCTGGAGCTGTTCACGGACGACCCGGGACGACGTTTCGTCCCGGGCGCCGTGTTCACCCTCCAGGTGCCGACCAGTTCCCCCTGGCACGGCAAGACCATCGAGCTCGTCGAATTGCGCTGGTACAACCAGCACGCCGTCGGGTTCTTCAAGGATGTTCCCGACCGCGAGGCCGCGGAGACCCTGGCCAAGGCGATCCTCTGGATCGATCAGGACCCGACCGAGCAGACCGACGAGGAAGACGCCTGGTACGACCACCAGCTGGTCGGCCTCGCCGTCGTGCGCGACGGGGTGCAGATCGGCACGCTGACCCGCCTTGAACACCTGCCTGCGCAGGACCTTCTCATCGTGAAGACCGCCGCCGGCGAGGTGATGATCCCCTTCGTCAAGGCGATCGTTCCCTCCGTCGACGTCAAAACGGGCATCATCACGATCACACCTCCTCCCGGACTGCTCGAAGAGCTCCCGGAGGAACCGGACACCGATGAACCGGCAGCGACGCCGACTCCCGACGGCCAGGACGCATAG
- a CDS encoding RNA-binding protein, giving the protein MLAPALEHLVKGIVDHPDDVHVVAQNSPRGEVLEVRVNPEDLGRVIGRAGRTAKALRTLVAALADGKRVRVDVVDTDF; this is encoded by the coding sequence TTGCTCGCTCCCGCGCTTGAGCACCTCGTCAAGGGGATCGTTGATCACCCGGACGACGTGCATGTTGTAGCCCAGAACTCACCCCGTGGTGAGGTGCTCGAGGTTCGTGTGAACCCCGAGGACCTCGGCCGGGTGATCGGCCGCGCCGGTCGCACCGCCAAGGCGCTGCGCACTCTCGTGGCCGCACTGGCCGATGGCAAGCGCGTGCGGGTCGACGTTGTCGACACGGACTTCTGA
- the rpsP gene encoding 30S ribosomal protein S16: MAVKIRLKRMGKIRAPYYRIVVADSRTKRDGRVIEEIGIYHPTQEPSVIEVKSERAQYWLSVGAQPTEQVAALLKLTGDWGIFKGDKNAVSTVKIKEPKAAFVADEKKKPVLKPKAEKPAAKAPTEDVAVEATEEDKA; encoded by the coding sequence GTGGCTGTCAAAATCCGTCTGAAGCGCATGGGCAAGATTCGTGCGCCGTACTACCGCATCGTTGTCGCCGACTCGCGCACCAAGCGCGATGGTCGTGTCATCGAAGAGATCGGCATCTACCACCCCACGCAGGAACCTTCGGTCATCGAGGTCAAGTCCGAGCGTGCCCAGTACTGGCTCTCCGTCGGCGCACAGCCGACCGAGCAGGTCGCGGCGTTGCTCAAGCTGACCGGCGACTGGGGAATCTTCAAGGGCGACAAGAACGCCGTCTCCACCGTCAAGATCAAGGAGCCCAAGGCTGCCTTCGTCGCCGACGAGAAGAAGAAGCCGGTTCTCAAGCCCAAGGCCGAGAAGCCCGCGGCCAAGGCCCCGACCGAAGACGTTGCTGTTGAAGCAACCGAAGAGGACAAGGCGTAA
- a CDS encoding glutamate--cysteine ligase, whose translation MRIDFARSERSTVGIEWELALVDRETGDLVSIADEVLEALKGPDGAAHPHITGELLLNTVELVSGVHQTVAGAVADVAGQVAEVRAITDPRGVDPICSGSHPFGQWFDQQVTDKERYHKLIDRTQWWGRNMMIWGIHVHVGIEDRDKVIPILNGLLSFVPHLQALSASSPFWAGVNTGYASNRAQMFQQLPTAGLPWRLEDWAAWEAYVHDLTLTGIIEDATEVRWDIRPSPRWGTIEVRACDGVSTVEELGAIAALIQCLVEWMSSEIDEDRPVPTMQPWFVRENKWRAARYGLAAEIIVGSNGSQRMVTDEVRRLVEVLTPTAERLGCLPELRQLHLILDHGASYQRQLAVAARHNGSLPAVVASLSRELREGLLP comes from the coding sequence GTGCGCATCGACTTCGCCCGCTCCGAACGCTCGACCGTCGGCATCGAGTGGGAACTGGCCCTCGTCGACCGCGAGACGGGCGACCTCGTGTCGATCGCCGACGAGGTCCTGGAGGCCCTGAAAGGCCCGGATGGCGCTGCCCACCCGCACATCACCGGGGAACTGCTCCTGAACACCGTGGAGCTCGTCTCCGGGGTGCACCAGACGGTGGCCGGCGCCGTCGCCGACGTCGCCGGGCAGGTCGCCGAGGTGCGTGCCATCACCGACCCGCGCGGCGTGGACCCGATCTGCAGCGGCTCGCATCCGTTCGGCCAGTGGTTCGATCAACAGGTCACCGACAAGGAGCGCTACCACAAGCTCATCGACCGCACTCAGTGGTGGGGCCGCAACATGATGATCTGGGGCATCCACGTGCATGTGGGCATCGAGGACCGCGACAAGGTCATCCCCATTCTCAACGGCTTGCTCAGCTTCGTCCCGCACCTGCAGGCGCTGAGCGCGTCGAGCCCGTTCTGGGCCGGGGTGAACACCGGCTACGCCTCCAACCGGGCCCAGATGTTCCAGCAGCTTCCCACCGCGGGGCTACCGTGGCGTCTTGAGGACTGGGCCGCGTGGGAGGCCTATGTGCACGACCTCACGCTGACCGGGATCATCGAGGACGCCACCGAGGTGCGCTGGGACATCCGCCCGTCGCCGCGCTGGGGCACCATCGAGGTGCGCGCCTGCGACGGGGTGTCCACGGTCGAGGAACTCGGCGCCATCGCCGCGCTCATCCAGTGCCTGGTGGAGTGGATGTCGAGCGAGATCGACGAGGATCGTCCGGTTCCTACGATGCAACCGTGGTTTGTGCGGGAGAACAAGTGGCGCGCCGCCCGCTACGGGCTTGCCGCCGAGATCATCGTGGGCTCCAACGGCTCCCAGCGCATGGTCACCGACGAGGTCCGCCGGCTCGTCGAGGTGCTCACCCCCACGGCCGAACGCCTGGGCTGCCTGCCGGAACTGCGACAGCTGCACCTGATCCTCGACCACGGTGCGAGCTACCAGCGGCAGCTCGCCGTGGCCGCAAGACACAACGGCAGCCTGCCCGCCGTCGTTGCCTCCCTCAGCCGCGAACTCCGCGAGGGCCTCCTCCCCTGA
- a CDS encoding LLM class F420-dependent oxidoreductase, with amino-acid sequence MTSPQPRPVRLGVQIAPQHADYTSIRNTVAAVEALGVDIAFNWDHFYPLSGDPAGKHFESWTLLAAWAEQTSVIEMGALVNCNSYRNADLQADMARTIDHISGGRFIFGTGSGWFERDYDEYGYDFGTVGRRLDSLASNLPRIEERWGKLNPAPVRDIPVLIGGGGEKKTLRIVAQHADIWHSFSTPDVLTHKLGVLGTWCDTVGRDIGEIEISTELRGRTTEEADELHALGTTLFTLGISGPDYDLAPVEDWLAWRNAKNA; translated from the coding sequence ATGACCTCTCCCCAGCCCCGCCCCGTGCGCCTCGGCGTACAGATCGCCCCCCAGCACGCCGACTACACGTCGATCCGGAACACCGTTGCCGCCGTCGAGGCGCTCGGTGTGGACATCGCCTTCAACTGGGACCACTTCTACCCGTTGTCCGGCGACCCGGCCGGCAAGCACTTCGAGTCCTGGACGCTGCTCGCCGCGTGGGCGGAGCAGACCAGCGTCATCGAGATGGGCGCACTGGTCAACTGCAACAGCTACCGCAACGCCGACCTCCAGGCCGACATGGCGCGCACCATCGACCACATCAGCGGCGGCCGGTTCATCTTCGGCACGGGCTCCGGCTGGTTCGAGCGCGACTACGACGAGTACGGCTACGACTTCGGCACCGTGGGACGCCGGCTGGACTCCCTCGCCTCGAACCTGCCCCGCATCGAAGAGCGCTGGGGCAAGCTGAACCCGGCACCCGTGCGCGATATCCCCGTGCTCATCGGCGGCGGCGGCGAGAAGAAGACCCTGCGCATCGTGGCGCAGCACGCCGACATCTGGCACTCGTTCTCCACCCCCGACGTGCTCACCCACAAGCTCGGTGTTCTCGGCACCTGGTGTGACACCGTGGGCCGCGACATCGGCGAGATCGAGATCTCCACAGAGCTCCGCGGTCGCACCACAGAGGAGGCCGACGAGCTGCACGCCCTGGGCACCACCCTGTTCACCCTGGGCATCTCCGGCCCCGACTACGACCTCGCCCCGGTTGAGGACTGGCTGGCCTGGCGGAACGCCAAGAACGCCTGA
- a CDS encoding putative quinol monooxygenase — protein MPVVVVAVITPLDGHRQNVVDAFAIVSPRVHDEAGCELYALHHDAETVVMIERWTSADDLAAHAAGAPIGQLNALLADHVTGPSVVSVLENVPLGDPVKGTVQ, from the coding sequence ATGCCAGTAGTCGTCGTCGCCGTGATCACTCCGCTCGACGGGCATCGTCAGAATGTGGTGGATGCGTTCGCCATCGTCTCCCCCCGAGTGCACGACGAGGCCGGCTGCGAGCTGTACGCGCTGCACCACGACGCCGAGACCGTGGTCATGATCGAGCGCTGGACGAGCGCGGACGACCTCGCCGCGCACGCCGCCGGCGCACCGATCGGCCAGCTCAACGCGCTCCTGGCCGACCATGTCACCGGCCCCAGCGTGGTGAGCGTGCTCGAGAACGTTCCGCTGGGCGACCCGGTCAAGGGCACTGTTCAGTAG
- a CDS encoding TetR/AcrR family transcriptional regulator — protein MKPEHSPAASSTKEPEPTRRRILEAARTEFAAHGLAGARIDRIARNASASKERLYAYYRHKAELFSAVLELNLGEFAEAMAGAGGTLPEFAGALYDHSVAHPEHLRMIDWARLERQDVVDPSWALMDSFHAEQLRGIMSLQRAGAVDSSWDPEHVSALIFGIVTCWNHEPAEALATPPVVDAGTIAARRATVVRAVERLMIPGGY, from the coding sequence ATGAAACCCGAACATTCACCTGCTGCTTCGTCGACGAAGGAGCCCGAGCCCACCCGTCGGCGCATCCTCGAAGCCGCCAGGACCGAATTTGCCGCCCACGGGCTGGCCGGAGCCCGGATCGACCGCATCGCGCGTAACGCCTCGGCGAGCAAGGAGCGGTTGTACGCCTACTACCGCCACAAAGCGGAGTTGTTCAGCGCGGTCCTCGAGCTCAACCTGGGCGAGTTCGCCGAGGCGATGGCGGGGGCCGGGGGAACCCTTCCCGAGTTTGCTGGGGCGCTATACGACCATTCCGTCGCGCATCCGGAGCACCTTCGGATGATCGACTGGGCGCGGCTCGAACGTCAGGACGTCGTGGATCCCTCCTGGGCCCTCATGGACAGTTTCCACGCCGAGCAGCTCCGCGGGATCATGTCCCTGCAGCGCGCCGGCGCCGTGGACTCCTCGTGGGACCCGGAGCACGTGTCTGCACTGATCTTCGGGATCGTGACGTGCTGGAACCACGAGCCGGCCGAGGCCTTGGCCACGCCGCCCGTCGTGGATGCCGGCACCATCGCGGCCCGGCGAGCCACTGTCGTGCGCGCCGTGGAGCGTCTGATGATCCCCGGTGGCTACTGA
- a CDS encoding MFS transporter: protein MSESSATGVSPVSTPSPSPQNPADTIGHNPRRWWLLAIVALAQLTVVLDGTIVNIALPHAQSDLGMSDGDRTWVVTLYALVFGALLLLGGRIADYWGRKRSFIVGMAGFAVASTLGGMAQSTWELLAARGLQGLFAALLAPASLALLTVNFPGGKDRIKAFSVYGAIAGGGAAVGLVLGGVLTEYASWRWCLLVNVPIAIVAIVAAIPIIRESKAHGNTRYDIPGAVLVALGLGSLVFGFAQAENGWSSWQVLVFIPLGVILLALFVLVESRSNHPCSPCGSSPTRCVVAPSSPAP, encoded by the coding sequence ATGTCAGAATCGAGCGCGACCGGCGTCTCTCCGGTTTCCACCCCCTCCCCGTCCCCTCAGAACCCCGCCGACACGATCGGACACAACCCACGCCGGTGGTGGCTCCTGGCCATCGTCGCCCTCGCCCAGCTCACCGTCGTGCTCGACGGAACAATCGTGAACATCGCGCTCCCGCACGCCCAGAGCGACCTGGGCATGAGCGATGGCGACCGCACCTGGGTCGTCACCCTCTACGCACTGGTCTTCGGCGCCCTGCTGCTTCTCGGCGGCCGTATCGCGGACTACTGGGGTCGGAAGCGCTCCTTCATCGTGGGCATGGCCGGTTTCGCCGTCGCCTCCACCCTCGGCGGCATGGCCCAGAGCACCTGGGAGCTCCTTGCCGCCCGCGGCCTGCAGGGCCTGTTCGCCGCCCTCCTCGCGCCCGCCTCCCTGGCGCTGCTCACCGTGAACTTTCCCGGCGGCAAGGACCGCATCAAGGCCTTCTCGGTCTACGGTGCGATCGCCGGCGGCGGCGCGGCGGTGGGCCTCGTGCTCGGCGGCGTGCTCACCGAGTACGCCAGCTGGCGCTGGTGCCTGCTCGTCAACGTGCCGATCGCCATCGTGGCGATCGTCGCCGCGATCCCGATCATCCGTGAGAGCAAGGCGCACGGCAACACCCGGTACGACATTCCGGGCGCCGTCCTGGTCGCCCTCGGGCTGGGTTCGCTGGTCTTCGGTTTCGCCCAGGCCGAGAACGGCTGGTCGTCCTGGCAGGTGCTGGTCTTCATCCCGCTGGGCGTGATCCTGCTGGCCCTTTTCGTCCTCGTCGAGAGCCGCTCCAACCACCCCTGCTCCCCCTGCGGATCCTCGCCGACAAGGTGCGTGGTGGCGCCTTCATCACCGGCACCCTGA
- a CDS encoding MFS transporter, with protein MLPLRILADKVRGGAFITGTLTGAALLGGLLFLTFHLQIVLGFSPLQSGLASLPMTGMIIVGAAVLSKFLPQVGVRIPMTVGPLVVAAGLLYLSRITVDGSYAVEVLPGLLLMGAGLAMIFVPLQNVALAGIDAHDAGAASAAVTAVQQIGGSIGSAVFTVLYTSAVAASLAGGDGTPVAQLQAFVDGYQAAFFWAAVGVFLAAPVAFFMVRPRPQDLLGSEPAMHLG; from the coding sequence CTGCTCCCCCTGCGGATCCTCGCCGACAAGGTGCGTGGTGGCGCCTTCATCACCGGCACCCTGACCGGCGCCGCCCTGCTCGGTGGGCTGCTCTTCCTCACCTTCCACCTGCAGATCGTGCTCGGCTTCTCACCGCTGCAGTCGGGCCTTGCCTCACTCCCGATGACGGGAATGATCATCGTGGGTGCCGCCGTGCTGTCGAAGTTCCTCCCCCAGGTCGGCGTGCGCATCCCGATGACCGTGGGTCCTCTCGTGGTCGCCGCGGGTCTGCTCTACCTGTCGCGCATCACCGTCGACGGCAGCTACGCCGTCGAGGTGCTGCCGGGCCTGCTCCTGATGGGCGCCGGCCTGGCCATGATCTTCGTTCCCCTCCAGAACGTGGCCCTGGCCGGAATCGACGCACACGACGCCGGGGCCGCCAGCGCCGCCGTGACCGCCGTTCAGCAGATCGGCGGATCCATCGGCTCTGCGGTGTTCACCGTGCTCTACACCTCAGCCGTCGCGGCGTCCCTGGCCGGCGGTGACGGCACCCCCGTCGCCCAGCTGCAGGCATTCGTCGACGGCTACCAGGCGGCGTTCTTCTGGGCCGCCGTGGGGGTTTTCCTCGCCGCACCGGTCGCCTTCTTCATGGTGCGACCGCGCCCGCAGGACCTTCTAGGTTCCGAGCCGGCCATGCACCTGGGCTAG
- a CDS encoding DUF2004 domain-containing protein: protein MTIEHDFFGVLGSDDESGELYWSDTAELGDQNVDVDVSSPDEESVSSEALDIVAAMINALEELDSQARESLVADLSAEVSVTSQFITTQFDELDDEVLEDALIWDSGDKQIDFLRSIQLQRIGFHPHHIGADQHFAVLDYSISPHETDALLVVTLDVHGDTIGIAADS from the coding sequence ATGACCATCGAACACGACTTCTTCGGAGTACTCGGCAGCGACGACGAGAGCGGTGAACTGTATTGGTCGGACACGGCCGAGCTGGGCGACCAGAACGTCGACGTCGACGTGAGCTCTCCCGACGAGGAGTCGGTGTCGTCCGAGGCCCTCGACATCGTCGCGGCCATGATCAATGCGCTCGAGGAACTCGACTCGCAGGCCAGGGAATCCCTCGTGGCGGACCTGAGCGCCGAGGTCTCCGTGACGAGCCAGTTCATCACGACCCAGTTCGACGAGCTCGACGACGAGGTGCTCGAGGATGCCCTGATCTGGGATTCCGGTGACAAGCAGATCGACTTCCTGCGCTCCATCCAGCTGCAGCGCATCGGGTTCCACCCGCACCACATCGGCGCCGACCAGCACTTCGCCGTGCTCGACTACTCGATCAGCCCGCACGAGACGGATGCCCTGCTCGTCGTGACCCTGGACGTGCACGGGGACACCATCGGCATCGCCGCCGACAGCTGA
- a CDS encoding FAD-binding oxidoreductase, translated as MSPTPDARPTGPAAFDLSGTALGRADGRNALAALSGRLDGDILLPGDAGWDDARAAWNLAVDQHPAAVVLPRSVRDLRRVIVAAREDGLGVTVQPRGHGASDSLSGRILVRTTAFDEITVNVVGRYARVGAGVPWGTLLNRLDGSGLVALAGSNPDVSVAGYLLSGGHSWFSRWKGLASHSIRAVELLDATGVLRRVSRDTDPELLWALRGAAGLFGVVTALEIDLFSAPDLFGGKLLFPAESAEVVFGTASDILLDAPPELSLMLGLINMPDIEQVPELLRGRSFAQVDAVFVGSAEAGEALLAPLHTIAPVIADLTRPFPIGQLGEVSGEPQEPSATLDWSRSVTDLDPATMAGLVAAFRTASYAGLTLLQLRPLGGLIGDPTVGQDGVAGHLDTTYLLFAAAILPPGAPIPAPADRHLIFQPLEDTLQGVGVPRTVPSFLAAGQDLSFAFAPDVLKRLAALKRTVDPENLFRSNHPLPEEDG; from the coding sequence ATGTCTCCCACTCCCGACGCCCGGCCGACCGGCCCGGCAGCGTTCGATCTGTCCGGCACCGCTCTGGGCAGAGCGGATGGCCGGAATGCGCTGGCGGCCCTGTCCGGCCGGCTCGACGGCGATATCCTGCTGCCGGGCGACGCCGGCTGGGACGATGCCCGTGCCGCCTGGAATCTCGCCGTTGACCAGCATCCGGCGGCCGTCGTCCTGCCTCGCTCGGTGCGCGATCTGCGACGGGTGATCGTCGCTGCCCGAGAAGACGGGTTGGGAGTGACCGTGCAGCCGCGCGGGCACGGCGCCTCCGACAGCCTGTCCGGGCGGATACTGGTGCGCACCACGGCGTTCGACGAGATCACGGTGAACGTGGTGGGCCGCTACGCCCGCGTCGGCGCCGGAGTGCCCTGGGGAACCCTGCTCAACCGGCTCGACGGCAGCGGGCTGGTGGCCCTGGCCGGCTCGAACCCCGACGTGAGCGTGGCCGGATATCTGCTCTCCGGCGGCCACTCCTGGTTCAGCCGGTGGAAGGGCCTGGCCTCGCACTCCATCCGGGCCGTCGAACTCCTCGATGCGACCGGTGTACTGCGGCGGGTCAGCCGGGACACCGACCCCGAGTTGCTCTGGGCGCTCCGCGGGGCCGCAGGGCTGTTCGGCGTGGTCACTGCACTGGAGATCGACCTGTTCAGCGCCCCCGACCTCTTCGGCGGCAAGCTTCTCTTCCCCGCGGAGTCGGCCGAGGTCGTGTTCGGTACAGCAAGCGACATCCTGCTGGATGCGCCGCCCGAGTTGAGCCTGATGCTCGGGCTGATCAACATGCCCGACATCGAGCAGGTTCCCGAACTGCTGCGCGGCCGCAGCTTCGCCCAGGTCGACGCCGTCTTCGTCGGATCGGCCGAGGCCGGCGAGGCCCTGCTCGCTCCCCTGCACACCATCGCCCCGGTGATCGCCGACCTCACCCGGCCGTTCCCGATCGGTCAGCTCGGCGAGGTCTCCGGCGAGCCGCAGGAGCCGTCCGCGACGCTGGACTGGTCCAGGAGTGTGACCGACCTGGACCCGGCCACGATGGCGGGCCTGGTCGCCGCGTTCCGCACCGCCAGCTACGCGGGTCTGACCCTGCTGCAGTTGCGCCCGCTCGGCGGCCTCATCGGCGATCCCACCGTGGGGCAAGACGGGGTGGCCGGGCATCTGGACACCACGTACCTGCTCTTCGCGGCGGCCATCCTGCCTCCAGGCGCCCCGATCCCGGCGCCCGCAGACCGGCACCTCATCTTCCAGCCGCTGGAAGACACCCTTCAGGGTGTGGGGGTGCCGCGCACGGTGCCGAGTTTTCTGGCCGCCGGCCAGGACCTCTCGTTCGCATTCGCGCCCGACGTACTGAAGCGGCTGGCCGCCCTCAAACGCACCGTTGACCCCGAGAACCTGTTCCGCAGCAATCACCCGCTCCCGGAGGAGGACGGCTGA